The window CCTATAAATAGTTCTTCAGAAACTCTTCCTCCCAGTGTTGTTGCTATAATATCCATCAGATATTCCTTAGAGTGAAAATACATATCATCTTTTGGAAGGAAAAATGTCAGGCCGCCCGCTCTTCCGCGCGGAATTATTGTCACCTTATGAAGTGGATCGGAATTTTCCACATAGGAACCTACTATAACATGTCCGCTTTCGTGATAGGCGGATACTTTTCGAGCATCTTCCTTCATAACATGACTTTTGCGTTCCGGACCTAATCTGACTTTATCTTTAGCGTTTTCTAAATCTTCCATTTCGACTTGATTTTTGTCTAATTTCGCGGCAAGCAGGGCTGCTTCATTAACGGTGTTTGCCAGGTCAGCTCCCGACATACCCGGAGTCCCGCGGGCTATTATTTTAAGGTCAACGTCATCAGCAAGGGGAATATTTTTAGAATGTACTTTAAGAATTCCCAGTCTTCCTTCTAGGTCAGGCATATCAACGACAACTCTTCTGTCGAATCTGCCGGGTCTAAGCAGAGCCGGGTCGAGAACATCGGGCCTGTTAGTAGCGGCGAGAAGAATTACCCCTTCGTTGGTGTTGAATCCATCCATTTCGACAAGAAGTTGATTCAGCGTTTGTTCTCTTTCGTCATGTCCTCCGCCGAGGCCCGATCCCCTCTGTCTGCCCACGGCGTCGAGTTCATCGATAAAGAGGATGCACGGCGCGTGTTTTTGTCCTTTTTCGAAGAGGTCACGGACACGGCTTGCTCCAACACCGACAAACATTTCAACAAAGTCGGAGCCGCTCATACTGAAAAAGGCGGCTTTAGCTTCTCCGGCCGCGGCTCGGGCAAGAAGGGTTTTTCCCGTTCCGGGCGGGCCGAGAAGAATTACCCCTTTCGGTATACGTCCGCCCAGCTTTTGAAATTTACGCGGATCTCTAAGGAATTCAATAATCTCCTGCAATTCTTCTTTTGCTTCCTCCGCTCCGGCGACATCATCAAATGTAACATCGGGTCTGTTTTCGCCAACTAATTTCGCTTTACTTTTACCAAATGAGAAAGCTTTGTTGCCTCCGGTTTGCATTTGCCGCATAAATATAAACCAGAGTGCAAAAAGGGCTATAAGGGGAAGGGCGGTAGCCAGGGCTTTTACCCAGAGGCTGCTTCCTGGGAATTCAGCTTCAATAATCGCGTTTGGGTTATTTTCCCAGATCTTCTCGGGCAGATCTTTGTCTTCAGCGGGGAGTATGACTTTGAATTTGCTTATGCTGGTTTCATTGGGACCTCGGGGTAAGATAATTTCATTAATTAATTTACCTGTAACTTCAAGCCCTTTGATATTTATTCTGTCAATATTTCCGCTTTTTATCTCACGCATGAAAGTTGTATAGTTGATAGTGTGCTGATTTTGTACTCCGGAATTGAATAGAAGATAAGCGAGGAAACCCATAATAAGGATCATAACCCAGAGTGCCATTGAACGGGATGGCTTTTGTTTCCCGGGACCAGTTCCGGGAGGTATCCATTTATTGTCAGGTTCTTTCTTGTTTCCGCCGTTTTTGTTATTGTTTATTTTATTCATGTTAAATACCTGTTTTAATAATTAATCAGTACAGTAATTTGTATCACAAAGTTAAGATAAACAATAATAATCCTATTGTCTATCAGTTTGTATATAACTGAAATAGCAATAGGTATTTCAGTTTTTCTAAATCCTCTGCTCCTTGATTTCTTTTTCTATTTTTGAGAATTGTTCGTTTATCCCGTCCATCTCTCTAAGATCAGACGTCAATTCTCTTATAAATGACAGATGCCTGAAATGTTCCTTAAAATCCAGTCCATATCCGATCACAAACACATCCGGTATACTAAACCCTTTATAGTCAATCGGTATTTCTACCTCCCTTTTTGTCTGTTTATCAAGAAGAGTGCAGATCTTTATACTTTTTGCTCCGGCATCGAGTAAATTATTCATCAGTTTTGAGAGTGTGTTGCCGGTGTCGATTATTTCATCAACTATTATTATATCTCTCTCCTCTATATTGTTTCGTATAAGGTTATTGATTTCAATGGTTTTACTTCTCTGAAGGCCGTTTCTGTAGCTCGACAGAGTGATAAAATCAATTTCATGGGGGATTGTAAGTTCTCTGACCAGATCTGCCAGGAAGATAAAAGCGCCTTTAAGAAGGGTTATGAAGACAGGTGTTGAATTTTTATAATCCTCTGATATTTCAAGCCCAAGCTCCCTGACCCTCATCTGTATTTTATCTGAAGATATAGTATACATCTATGCTTTTGCCCCCTGATTTATAGTCGCTGCAAGCAATTTTCAGTGTATTATTTCTAACGGATTAAGTCTATCACTGAACTTAAATGATATCCAGAGTTTTTAGGGGGAATCATTAAGTTCATTGTCGAACAGGATATTAAGTGAGCGTATATCAATTATGCTTTGTTAGTTTTATTCGAATTATCTGCTCTGTTTTCTTTGATATCCTGGTTCTCTCATCTGTTGTGACACCGGGTATCCATATTATCCCTTTTTTATCCTCGAAAACTGGAATACGGTTTCTGACAGACAGAGAAATCTTATTATCAATCATAATATCGCTTAATTTTTTACTGCCCCTCATACCAAACGGCCTTATCCTGTCACCTTGCTTCCTTTCCCTGATTCTAATCGGGAAGAAGACTGAGCCGAGGTATGCTTCATTATCAGAAGAGATGGGAGATAGGTTTTCAGTTCCGGACAGCTTTTCTATATTGACGGTTAAATTCCAGGAGGGAAGATCGTATTCGCCTGACTCGGGAATGGTTGTTTCAGTCCGCCTTGAGAGATTATCAGCTGTATCCTTTGAAATACGCAGGTGAATTTGCTCAAGAGTTATCGTTATACCATGAGGTAAATTGATTTTCCTGCCCGATTGACACGAACGCAGAAGTGATTTTGCGGCGTCGAAGTGACACTTTTCGATATCCTGGTGGATATCGAAATAATTCTTTAAAACAGTATCTATCAGAAGGTAAATTTCAAAATCGCTTATTCCTTTGAGTTCTTCTAAAGGAATTTTGACCCTGTTTTCTTCTCCGTATTCTTCGGCGATGCGCTCTACCCTCGAACTAAACATATTAAATCCTTCGGAGATGTTTTCAGCCAGTTTGATCAGCGATTTATCTATCGAGGGATTGAATTCATCACGAAGCATGGGAAGCAGATGCTTTCGAATTCTATTGCGCGTGTAGCTGATATCAAGATTGCTCTTGTCGGTTGCAAATCTGATATTTCGAGTTTTGAGAAATTGTTCAAGATCCTTTCCACTGCAGCAAAGAACCGGCCGTATAAATATACCTCTTTTTTCGGGAATTCCCATTAAACCTCTTAATCCTGATCCCCTGATGATGTGATGTAAAATTGTTTCGGTCTGATCATCCTGATTATGCCCTAAAGCCACAACGGAGGCTCTGAACTCTTCCGCGCTTTGCTTAAGGAATTCATAACGGAGAATTCTGGCGGTTTCTTCAATTCCTTTCCCCTTTCTAACCGCAGCCGCCGGTGTATCTCTTAAAGCCGATATCAGGGGAATATTTATTTTTTTACAGTAGTCAGCGACCAGTTTTTTCTCATCCTTTGATACTTTGCGAATTCCGTGATCAAGATGCGCGGCTCCAAGAGTGATGTTCAGTTTGTCTTTCAGTCCGCGGAGAATTGTCAGCATGGCCATTGAATCTGCCCCGCCGGATACTGCCGCGATCACGCGGCTTCCGGGGTTGATTAAAGATTTCTCCTTAATCCATTTCTCGACTTCAAGGATACAATTCATAGCTTCTTAGAGGGAAAAAAATAAAGTAAATTAAAATAACTGGTGGCGGTGCAGGGACTTGAACCCCGGGCACGAGGATTATGATTCCTCTGCTCTAACCAACTGAGCTACACCGCCAGGCACTCGAAAATAGTAAGATAAAATATACTAATGTCAAGTGAAAAGAAAACAGTGAATAGATTTTTCTTTTCTCGGCGGTAATGGTTTGTTATAGATAGATTGTATACTTGCAGCAGCGAGATTCCCCGCGCGTTAATTTTTTAGATGCCGGGGCGGGGGGATTTAACTTTTTATGGGGGGGTGGGAAATGAATTATTACTCATCAAATGACGCTGACAGTTCTGTCCTAGATGGAAGAAATATCGTTGTTCTGGGATATGGTAATCAGGGACGTCCCCAGGCTTTGAACTTAAGAGACAGCGGATTGAAAGTGTCTGTCGCGGCCAGAAGGGGGGGAGAGAGCTGGCAAAGAGCGATTGATGACGGGTTCAGAGTGGTAACACTGGAAGAAGGAGCAAAAGAAGCTCAAGTACTTATTTTGCTCATACCTGATGAAATACAGCGAGACGTGTTCTTAGATCAGATAGCCGGCAATCTGGAGTACGGCTCCGTGCTGTGTTTCGCCCATGGATTTTCCGTTGCTTTCAGAGAAATTCAAACCTCAGATTATGTCCAGGTTCTTGTTGCTCCAAAGGGACAGGGTAAGAGAGTCAGGGAAGCATATCTGGAAGGAAGCGGCCTTCCGTGTCTGATAGGTGTGGAAAATGACCTCTACGGAGACGGGATGAAAGTTGGTCTGGCAATAGCTGAAGGGCTCGGATGTCTCAGGGTAGGAGCATTTGAAACAACATTCAAGGAAGAAGCCGTAAGCGATATTTTCGGTGAGCAGGCCGTGCTGTGCGGGGGAGTCACGGGGCTTGTCAAATGTGCTTTTGACACACTGGTGAGCAAAGGATTCAGCCCCGAAGTAGCGTATTTTGAGTGTATGCATGAGTTAAAGATCTTAGTCGACATATTTTCACGGATTGGTTTTTCGGAAATGAGAAAAGTAATAAGCACTACAGCGGCATACGGAGGATTACGTTACGGTGAGGCGCTTATTGACGAGGAAACCGGCAGTAAGATGGAGAAACTCTTTGAATTTATAGACAGTGGTGAGTTTGCCCGGGACTGGCTGGATAAATCCGCCGCCAATAGGGATTTTCTTGTTGAGCTTCGCGAGAAAGAAAGTGAGTTGCTGATCGAAAAAATCGGCAGGGAAATAAGGAGCCTGTTCCCGGAGAATAAATGAGGTTTGTATATTTGTATAATAGATGTGTGCTGAAGCCGCGTGAGGGGTTGTTGGCGCAAAATAGAGGAGGAAGAAATGAGACATTTTGTTAAAATGGCTGTCCTGGTATCTGCTGTAATTCTTGTTGCCGCAGCGGGATGTAATAATGGAACGGATAAAGATAAGAATAAGGGTGATGAAGCGTTTCGCATCCCCGATTCTCTTCTCAGTCCAAAGGATCGCTTTCACCTTGTCCGTGATGACTATCATCCTGTAAAAGGAGGGGTGATGGCTAACAAGGATATTTCACTGCATTATCCCGCCAGCCAAATATATGATTTTATATCCAGAAAAATGTTTGGTATTGCCTTTGACAGCTATAAGCTTGTTGAGGAAAAGATAGGAAGGCCGGCCCGGGGAAAGGTCGTCTGTATCGGAGCGAAAGATATGGATGAATATAAATTTCTCACAAGGAAGGAATGGTGGTATTACGGTTTTATCAAAGGGGATACGATATATTTTGAACCTTACGACATAATGCTTAAGAGACTTGACAGGAAATCAGGACAGACGATTGCTCAAATAGCTTTTATTCAGAAATTTGCGCAAATGGCCCTCAGGGAAAAGTCCAACGGCAGAATTCCTCTCTGGTTAAGAGAATCAATCGCTTCCTATCTGGCAGGGGAAGGTTATGTGCTCAAAACTCAAACACCACAGTTCAGGGAAGAATTCACCGGTTTCAAGCCAACGGTCGGTGAATTGAATGATTATCTGAAATCTGCTCAGGATATGGGGCTTACCAGAGTTTCATTCTATATAGCTTATCAGATGTTAGAAAATCTCATTGATATTTCTTCCATGGAAGAAATAATGACCTTCATAGAAAAATTGGAAGAAGGCAGTTCACTTGATGACGCGTCAACCGAGGTTTTCGGTATGGATTATAATACGCTCATATCAAAAATTGACGATTTTAAGGCCGTACCCGAAAAGGGATGGAATAAGTAGTAATATGAATAAGGATAAGAGTCATATCAGAGTTAGATTCGCTCCCAGTCCAACGGGGCACCTGCATGTTGGAGGCGCGAGGACCGCGCTCTATAACTATCTTTACGCCAGGAAGACAGGGGGCAAATTTATACTTAGAATTGAAGATACAGACGTAAAGAGGTCAACCGAGGAATCCTACGAAGGGATAATCGACGCGATGGAATGGTTGGGGCTCGAATCTGATGAGGGGCCTTTAGCGGGGGGTGATTACGGGCCATATACACAATCAGGAAGAAATGTGCTGTATCATAATGAAGTACGGAAACTTTTAGATGCCGGCAAAGCTTATTATTGTTTCTGTACTCCTGAAAGGCTAAAAGAGATGAGATTTGAAATGGAAGAAAAGAAACTTCCAGCTAAATATGACGGCAGGTGCCGGAAGTTGTCTGAGTCAGAGGTGGAGGAAAGGCTTTCAAAAGGGGTTCCTCATGTCATTCGTTTTAAAATGCCGAGTGAAGGAAATGTCTTTTTCAGAGATATTGTAAGGGGAAAATTCACTTTTGATAACGCGAATCTGGACGATTTTGTTCTCATAAAGTCAGACGGCAAACCTACTTATAATTTTGCCGTTGTTGTTGACGATGCCCACATGAAGATTTCCCATGTTATAAGAGGCGATGATCACATTTCAAACACACCCAGACAGGTTAGTCTTTATCACGCGCTGGGATATAAAGTCCCGAAGTTTGCTCACCTTCCGATGATTCTCGGAAGGGACAGGGCCAGGCTCAGCAAGAGGCACGGCGCGACTTCAATAGCTTACTACAGAAAACGTCATTATCTCGCTGAAGGACTGCTGAATTACCTGGCTCTTCTGGGATGGTCGCTTGACGGTAAAAGGGAACTCTTTACGCGTAAAGCCCTTATCGATAAATTTTCACTTAAAAAAGTTTCAAAGAACCCCGCTGTATTTGATAATGACAAGATGGAATGGATTAATTCAGAACATTTAAAAAAGATCTCTCTTGTGGGTAAAATTTCCCTGGTACAGGATGTGTTGGATGAAGAAGGATTGATCCCGCCCGAATTTGATGTGGATATTACTAAACCGGTTGATCTTAAAATTGTGCCGGAAGAAGAAGATATAAAAGAAGAGAAGATACGCAATTATAAAATGGCAGATAAAGAAATCAAACGGCTTGGTACAATTATCAATGTTCTCGGCAACCGCCTTAAACTACTGAAAGATGTGCCGGATATAATGGGCTATTTCTATACTGATAATTACAGTGTGGATGAAGAAGCCGTAAGGACACATCTCTTGAGAAGTGAAGTCCCGGATCGTATGAATAAACTGGCCGATGAATTTGAGAAACTTAAATATTTTGATAGAGAATCAGTTGAAAAAGCCCTGAGAGATCTTGCATTTGCTCTTGAAATTACCGCGGGAGAGCTTATTCATCCCTGCAGGGTGGCTCTTACGGGCAAGATAGTTTCTCCTGACATATTCTGGGTTGTTATTCTGTTGGGTAAGAATAAAACTGTAGAGAGACTCAGAAATGCTGCTGAACTGTATTCAAGTATATAATTTTATAAATGGTATTGCTTTTCTATCCGGAATCTTTTAATTTCCCTTTAATAATGGAGAGTCGTCTAATGGCAGGACAGCTGACTCTGGCTCAGCCGATGGAGGTTCGAATCCTCCCTCTCCAGCCACTTTTTTTTAATGAGGCCCCTTAGTCTAGTGGTCAGGACGCATGGTTCTCAGCCATGAATCAGGGGTTCAACTCCCCTAGGGGCTACCAGATAGAAGCCCGGAAGGATTTCAGGTTTTCCTTTCGGGCTGTTGATTTTAAAGTTGATTTATTGTTACTTCAACGGCAAACTGCCGTTTTATCATAGAGGCGCTCATCCGCCTCCAAAGGGATTACTGGAATTAGAAGAACAGCTTCCTCCGGATGAACTGAAAGCGGAAAAGCATTTGTCAATTTTAGTTGAATTACAACGCGGACATCTTACCTTTGATTCACTCGATTTTACCAGTTCTTCAAATTCATTTCCGCATTTATTACATATAAATTCGTAAATCGGCATTAGTTACCTCGTTCTTTTGATTGCCAGCTGTAATTATCAATAATATCGCCGTCGCTTCTATTGCTGTTCTTGAGCGATTCGAGTACAAGTTTGCAGATTTTTGGCGGAAGGTTGTCAGAAAGGCTGTAGAATATCTTTCTGTGTTCCCTTCTTGATACCACGAGGTTCTCCTCGCGGAGGATCCGCAGGTGTTTTGAAATACTTGCCTGGTTTAGTCCTATCTCATTGGTGAGGGATGTGACATTTTTCTCACCGTCACAAATGGAGTGAATTATTCTAAGACGGTTGCTGTCGGCAAGCGCCTTGAGGCGTTTAGCCATAATATCGTAAGCGGATCTGTTTTCAACGTCTTTCATGTCCTCTCCTTTGTCATATGAATATATAACAATATAAGAATATGTCAAGTAATATTCTACCAAATAATTTTAAAGGAAACCTTTTATTTTTTTATGATCAATCGGTTTGTTTCCCGAATATTCTTATAATAAAGAAAAGAAGGCAGGCAGAAATAATAAGAGAAACTGTAATTGGTACTCCAAGGGCTACCAGCAGATAGCCGGTTACGAGTGATGTCGCGCCTACTGTAAGGGCGTAAGGAAGCTGGGTTTTTACGTGATCTACGTGATCAGCGCCCGAAGCCATAGATGACATGATCGTCGTGTCGGAGATCGGTGAGCAGTGATCTCCGAAGATTGCTCCGGAAAGGATAGCTGCGATTGATGAGAAAAGGATAGGGTTGAATTCCGGTCCTTCCAATCCGGCTATTTTTGCGGTTCCGAAAACCATGGGAATTACTATGGGTGTCAGTATAGAAAGAGTTCCCCATGATGTGCCCGTTGAAAAGGAAATCCCCATGGCAAGAACAAATACAATCATTGGAAGATAGCGTACAGAAATAACCTCTGAAAGCGAGTTGACAAGAAAGTCGGCCGTGTGAAGCTCTGAGCATATTTCCCCTATGGACCAGGCCAGAACAAGTATAAGAATTGCCGGCATCATCGATTTTATTCCGTTTACAAGAGCTTCAATCGTTTCGTTTAGTGTCAATAGTTTCTGTGACAGGGCCAGGACCGCGGCTGTGATGCAGCCGGAAAAAGACCCCCATAATAGAGCCGTAAATGAGTTTGATTCCTTGATAGCCTCGAAGATACTGCTTGAATCTACGCCCGCTTCAGCAAGAGACGCTTTCCCCGTTAAAACAAGACCGGCAAATGAAACTGCTATAACGGTTGCTATAGGGATTATTCCGTTGGCGAAAACGGGACTGGCATTTTCCGCCATAGACACACTTTCAGAATCCAGCGTTGAAGCCGGTTGAGCTGTCTCACTGCTTAGCTTTCCTGTTTTTCTCGCTCTCATTTCCGCCTTGTACATAAGAGAGTAATCCCTTTTTGTATATATTATAAAGAGTACAAAGAGGAGGGCGAGAATCGGATAGAAACTGTAGGGAAGAGATGATATGAACGCAGTTAGAGGATTCCTGTCTATGCCTATTGAGTTGAAGGCCTGGCCGAGAAGCGATATCTGAAAACCTATCCAGCTGGTGATAACAGCAAGACATGTTATAGGGGCCGCTGTTGAGTCGACAATATAAGAGAGCTTTTCTCTTGAAATTCTTAATTTGTCTGTTAGAGGACGCATTGAATTTCCAACCACAAGAGTATTTGTGTAATCATCGAAGAAGATCATAATTCCCATGAGCCAGACTGTAAATTGACCGCGCCTGGCAGTTGTGGCGAGTTTTGAAACGGTGTTTACTATTCCGCGCATTCCGCCCATCCTGGAGGTAATGCCGACAACACCTCCGAGGAGAAGAGTAAAAATAATTATTGAAATATGATCTATACCTTCCGATGGACCGGCAAGTGTTTGTGGTATGTAATGGCTGATAATATCAAATAGTGAAGATATAGGACGGTATCCGGTCAGGATAAAGGATCCGATCCATACGCCGGCAAAGAGAGCAATTACCACCTGCCTGAAGGCAAGCGCGAAGATAATGGCGATTATCGGAGGGATAATAGAAAGAAGACCGTTGATTGAAAAGATTTTCAGGGTTACAGATTTTCCACTACCTGTAATTTCGAGTTTGTGACTGCCCGCTTCATCCACCTTTAGATTAATCCCGCGCTGAGCTAATACGGGAGCGGAAGTTCTTGATAGCAGAGAATCATCAAGAAAGATTCGAAGGGTATCCCGTGCGGAAAAATTTCCTTCAGCAATAGTTGATGAGAGGTCAAAGTGAAGGGAGATATTTTCGAGGGTAACTATCCTTCCTGCATCCTTTGCTCGAGCCGCTGTACATAATAGAAGTGTCAGGGAAAACACGAAAACGGCAGCTGATATTTTTGTTATTTTACTCGTTCTGTAAATTGTGACACCTCTTCAGTAATAATTTAAAAGACTTGATTGAATACGGCTATGCCCAATTGACTGAATATGATAATCGCTTGGAGGGCAATAGCACTTGAACCGTAAGGCCGGCAAGCCTTTAATCCTTTTTGAGATATGACTATATCAGGGTTGGAATGTGTTGTCAATTCGTAGATGAAGTGGAGTTCCCCCAATTTTTAAATCGATTCTACCGTCAGGACGTTTCAGGCAGCTTCCAGTAGATTGACTTTGTCAAAACCGCGGTCGATTTCCCCGGCGAGCAAATCGCCGCTCTGCGCCTCGGACTCGCTCTTTCTGCCCCTGAAAGGGGCAGAAATCCATGCCCGCTCGTCCTCCGGAGGGTTTTGCCAAAGTCAATCTACTGTCGCCCGATTTGCCAAATAACCGATTCCACTTTTCCATAGAGTTAACTTGTTGAATGATATAACATTACTAAAATTCGAACCAATTTTTTTGGGAAACTCCAAGGAGAAAGATCTTGACTCTAAGGCCGTGGGGAGAATAATATTAAACCGCAGGAACTGATTTAGAACAAGGACAACTATAGTGTTGAGGTGTAAGGGAGGTTGGGATGGTTTCCAGAATTCTTTCAGGCGCTGTTGTAGGGATAGACGGGTATGAGGTGATGGTAGAAATTGATCTTGCCAGAGGACTTCCCTCCTTTACGATAGTAGGTCTTCCGAACGCGGCAGTAAGAGCCGGGAACGGGTTACTTCAGCTATCAAGAATAGCGGATATGAATTTCCAACGAAGAAAGTAACGGTGAATCTGGCTCCGGCTGATATAAAAAAGGAGGGGGCGGCTTTTGACCTTCCGATCGCGGTTGGTATTATTCTGGCTAGCGACCAGGCTCCCGCCCGTCTTGAGAAAAAGACAATATTCCTCGGCGAACTGGCTTTAGACGGCCGCCTGAAACCTGTAAGGGGTGTTCTGCCGGTTGTCTGGAGCGCGAAAAAGATGGGCTATCGGAATGTTATCCTTCCCAAAGCGAGTTTTAAAGAGGCGGCGGCGGTAAGGGGAGTAAGTTTTGCTCCCTGTGGTAATCTTGAAGAGGCGATTGCCGCCTTGCGCGGAGATTTTAAGATGATTGATTCTCCGGGGCCTGAGAAAACAGAAAGAAGAAAGTATGAACTCGATTATTCACAGGTTATCGGGCAGGAAGCGGCCAAAAGGGCGCTGGAAGTTTCCGCTGCGGGCGGCCATAATCTTATGATGGTAGGGCCGCCCGGATCCGGCAAAACGATGCTTGCCCACAGGTTCCCAACTGTAATAACACAATTTGACGAAGAGGAAGCTCTGGAAAACGCCCGTGTGCTTAGTGTAACGGGCAAACTTAATGGAGGTCCACTTAATTTTGAGAGGCCTTTCAGAGCTCCTCATCATTCTGCGAGTTATGCGGGTCTTATTGGCGGCGGAAGACATATTACACCCGGGGAAATCTCCCTGGCGCATAACGGTGTGCTTTTTCTAGATGAGCTTAGTGAATTCAGAAGAAATGTCCTTGAAACTTTAAGGCAGCCTATAGAAGAGGGGAAAATTGAAATATCGAGGGCGAATTCCACGGTTACGTTCCCCGCAAAATTTCAGCTCATTGCCGCTATGAATCCCTGCCCCTGCGGTTATTACGGCAGCGGTACCGGCAAATGCGATTGCGCGCCGGCACAGATAAGAAGATACCGTTCGAGGATTTCCGGTCCCATACTGGATCGTATTGCTATTCATATCATGGTTAGAGCTGTTGATCCGGAAAGGTTTGAAAATAAAGCCGGCGGTAAGATTAGAACTTCTTCTGAAATAAGAAAGAAGATTTTTGCTTCATACATCTTACAGAGGGAAAGATACAGGAAATTTAAGAATATCCGCAGAAACGCCGACGTTCCTCTCTCGGTGCTCGAAGAATTCTGCCCCTTAGATAGAGGAGCTCTGGATCTTCTATCATCTGCCCAGAAGAAACTACTTTTCAGTGCCAGGAGCAGAAAGAATATACTTCAAGTCGCCAGAACTATTGCCGATCTCGAAGGAGCTGAAGTAATCGGAGCCGCTCATATTGGAGAGGCGATTCAGTACAGGCCTTCACACTTTATTGAATCGTTATGATAAAGAACGCCCTCATTACAGATTGGGGTCGTGCAGAATGTCTCTGGCGATGATCATCCGCTGAATTTCGCTTGTTC of the Candidatus Krumholzibacteriota bacterium genome contains:
- the hpt gene encoding hypoxanthine phosphoribosyltransferase; the protein is MYTISSDKIQMRVRELGLEISEDYKNSTPVFITLLKGAFIFLADLVRELTIPHEIDFITLSSYRNGLQRSKTIEINNLIRNNIEERDIIIVDEIIDTGNTLSKLMNNLLDAGAKSIKICTLLDKQTKREVEIPIDYKGFSIPDVFVIGYGLDFKEHFRHLSFIRELTSDLREMDGINEQFSKIEKEIKEQRI
- the gltX gene encoding glutamate--tRNA ligase, translated to MNKDKSHIRVRFAPSPTGHLHVGGARTALYNYLYARKTGGKFILRIEDTDVKRSTEESYEGIIDAMEWLGLESDEGPLAGGDYGPYTQSGRNVLYHNEVRKLLDAGKAYYCFCTPERLKEMRFEMEEKKLPAKYDGRCRKLSESEVEERLSKGVPHVIRFKMPSEGNVFFRDIVRGKFTFDNANLDDFVLIKSDGKPTYNFAVVVDDAHMKISHVIRGDDHISNTPRQVSLYHALGYKVPKFAHLPMILGRDRARLSKRHGATSIAYYRKRHYLAEGLLNYLALLGWSLDGKRELFTRKALIDKFSLKKVSKNPAVFDNDKMEWINSEHLKKISLVGKISLVQDVLDEEGLIPPEFDVDITKPVDLKIVPEEEDIKEEKIRNYKMADKEIKRLGTIINVLGNRLKLLKDVPDIMGYFYTDNYSVDEEAVRTHLLRSEVPDRMNKLADEFEKLKYFDRESVEKALRDLAFALEITAGELIHPCRVALTGKIVSPDIFWVVILLGKNKTVERLRNAAELYSSI
- a CDS encoding metalloregulator ArsR/SmtB family transcription factor — translated: MKDVENRSAYDIMAKRLKALADSNRLRIIHSICDGEKNVTSLTNEIGLNQASISKHLRILREENLVVSRREHRKIFYSLSDNLPPKICKLVLESLKNSNRSDGDIIDNYSWQSKERGN
- the tilS gene encoding tRNA lysidine(34) synthetase TilS, coding for MNCILEVEKWIKEKSLINPGSRVIAAVSGGADSMAMLTILRGLKDKLNITLGAAHLDHGIRKVSKDEKKLVADYCKKINIPLISALRDTPAAAVRKGKGIEETARILRYEFLKQSAEEFRASVVALGHNQDDQTETILHHIIRGSGLRGLMGIPEKRGIFIRPVLCCSGKDLEQFLKTRNIRFATDKSNLDISYTRNRIRKHLLPMLRDEFNPSIDKSLIKLAENISEGFNMFSSRVERIAEEYGEENRVKIPLEELKGISDFEIYLLIDTVLKNYFDIHQDIEKCHFDAAKSLLRSCQSGRKINLPHGITITLEQIHLRISKDTADNLSRRTETTIPESGEYDLPSWNLTVNIEKLSGTENLSPISSDNEAYLGSVFFPIRIRERKQGDRIRPFGMRGSKKLSDIMIDNKISLSVRNRIPVFEDKKGIIWIPGVTTDERTRISKKTEQIIRIKLTKHN
- a CDS encoding zinc ribbon domain-containing protein, encoding MPIYEFICNKCGNEFEELVKSSESKVRCPRCNSTKIDKCFSAFSSSGGSCSSNSSNPFGGG
- the ftsH gene encoding ATP-dependent zinc metalloprotease FtsH, whose product is MNKINNNKNGGNKKEPDNKWIPPGTGPGKQKPSRSMALWVMILIMGFLAYLLFNSGVQNQHTINYTTFMREIKSGNIDRINIKGLEVTGKLINEIILPRGPNETSISKFKVILPAEDKDLPEKIWENNPNAIIEAEFPGSSLWVKALATALPLIALFALWFIFMRQMQTGGNKAFSFGKSKAKLVGENRPDVTFDDVAGAEEAKEELQEIIEFLRDPRKFQKLGGRIPKGVILLGPPGTGKTLLARAAAGEAKAAFFSMSGSDFVEMFVGVGASRVRDLFEKGQKHAPCILFIDELDAVGRQRGSGLGGGHDEREQTLNQLLVEMDGFNTNEGVILLAATNRPDVLDPALLRPGRFDRRVVVDMPDLEGRLGILKVHSKNIPLADDVDLKIIARGTPGMSGADLANTVNEAALLAAKLDKNQVEMEDLENAKDKVRLGPERKSHVMKEDARKVSAYHESGHVIVGSYVENSDPLHKVTIIPRGRAGGLTFFLPKDDMYFHSKEYLMDIIATTLGGRVSEELFIGSIGTGAQNDISRASSLARRMVAKWGMSDTLGPISFDHQDDEHIFLGKQLASRNEFSEETAREIDNEISKIIKKCHKRAEDILTEHNEELHKVAQTLLKRESLDGEEIKILLSGGTLDEPIPDDKKSGSGDKSPSKHESKEKGDKEKNRTKTEMKEDPRTSGEEAAPGTDFSSSENKTGQDKESEEDN
- the ilvC gene encoding ketol-acid reductoisomerase: MNYYSSNDADSSVLDGRNIVVLGYGNQGRPQALNLRDSGLKVSVAARRGGESWQRAIDDGFRVVTLEEGAKEAQVLILLIPDEIQRDVFLDQIAGNLEYGSVLCFAHGFSVAFREIQTSDYVQVLVAPKGQGKRVREAYLEGSGLPCLIGVENDLYGDGMKVGLAIAEGLGCLRVGAFETTFKEEAVSDIFGEQAVLCGGVTGLVKCAFDTLVSKGFSPEVAYFECMHELKILVDIFSRIGFSEMRKVISTTAAYGGLRYGEALIDEETGSKMEKLFEFIDSGEFARDWLDKSAANRDFLVELREKESELLIEKIGREIRSLFPENK